Genomic DNA from Thermobifida alba:
AGTCCTCCACCGCCGGTCCCTCGATCTCCACGGCCTTGCCGCAGGAACGGCAGACCAGGTGGTGGTGGTGGGTGCGGGTGGCGCAGGCCCGGTAGACGGCCTCACCCTCGTTGGTCATCAGGACGTCCACCTCGCCCGCGTCGGTCAGGGCCTGCAGGGCGCGGTAGACGGTGGTCAGGCCGATCTTGGCTCCGTCGGCCCGCAGGGACGCGTAGAGGTCCTGGGCGCTGCGGAAGCCGCTGCTCCGGTGCAGTGCCTGGCGGACGGTCTCGCGACGTGTGCTCATGACGAAACGCTCCCCGGATCGGTCCCGGAAATGGTACCCACCACCGTAGGGGAGGTTCCCTCGGGGGTGGTCCGGGATCGTCTGCCACGCAGCAGGATCCCACCTCCGGCCGCCGCGACGAACAGCGTGATCGCGACCAGCACGATGGCGGCGCCCGGGGCGGTGTCGGTGTAGAACGCGGTGGACAGGCCGGTCAGGGCGGCGAGCACGCCGAGGAGCACGGACAGGCCCACGGTCGCCCGGAAGCTGCGGGTGAGCTGCTGGGCCGCGGCCACCGGCACCACCATCAGCGCGCTGACCAGCAGCACGCCCACGACCCGCATGGCGAGGACCACGGTGACCGCCGCGACGACCGCGATCACCGTGCCCAGCAGGCGCACCGGGAGCCCGTGCGCGCGGGCCACCTCCTCGTCCTGGCAGAGGACGAACAGCTCCTGGCCGAAGTAGCCCATGACCGCGAGGACGGCCACGGCCAGCACCGCGACCAGGGCCACGTCCTCCGCGCTCACGGTGCTGACCGAGCCGAACAGGAAGGAGGTGAGGTCGGCGTTGTTGACCCCGGGGGCCAGCCCGGTCAGGAACACGCCTCCGGCGATCCCGCCGTAGAACAGCAGGGCCAGGGCGAGGTCCCCGCTGGTGCGGGTGTGGGTGCGCACCAGTTCGATGAGGACCGCCCCGACGACGGAGACGGCCAGCGCGGTCAGCACCGGGGAGTGGTGGGTGAGGAACCCGAGGCCCACGCCGGTCAGTGCGACGTGCCCGATGCCGTCGCCCAGCAGGGCCAGGCGGCGCTGGACCAGGAAGACCCCGATGACCGGGGCGGTCAGGCCCACCAGTGCGGACGCGACGAGGGCGCGGACCATGAAGTCGAGTTGGAGCATGTCAGGCACGGCGGGAGACCTCGATGAGGGGGACGGCCGGCGGGGTCGGGTCGCTGTCGGCGTGCGGGTGGACGTGGTCGTGTCCGGGGCGGGCGCAGGCCCCCTCGGGAGGGACCGGGGCGCCGTCGCCGACCAGGGTGCCGCCGGCCAGGGTGAGGGCGCGGTCGATCAGCGGTTCCAGGGGGCCGAGTTCGTGCAGGACCAGCAGGACGGTGGCGCCCCGGTCCGACAGCGCCCCGATGGTGTCGGCCAGCGCCTGCTGGTTGGCCGCGTCCACGCCCGCCATGGGCTCGTCCATGACGAAGAGGTCGGGTTCGCCGGCCAGGGCGCGCGCGATGAGCACGCGCTGCTGCTGGCCGCCGGAGAGCTCGTGCACGGAGTCGTCGGCCCGGTCGAGCAGTCCCACCGCGGTCAGGGCCGCGGTGACGGCCGCGCGGTCGTGCGCCGAGGCGGGGCGGAACCGGCGGCGCCGGTTGATCCGGCCGGAGGCCACGATCTCGCGCACGGTCGCCGGGACCCCGCCGCCCACGGACAGCCGCTGCGGCACGTAGCCGATGCGCGCCCAGTCGCGGAAGCGGCGCAGCGGGACACCGCAGACCGAGACCTGCCCGGAGGTGAGCGGCACCAGGCCGAGGAGGGCGCGGGTCAGGGTGGACTTGCCCGACCCGTTGGGGCCCATGACGGCGACGGTCTCGCCCCGGGCGATCTCGAAGGAGACGCCGCGCACCACGGGCCTGCGGTCGTAGGACACGACGACGTCGCGCGCGGCGAAGGCGGGAACGGCGGTTTCGGCGGACGAGGTGGCAGACGACACTTCTCCAGTGTGGCGAAAATGAAAACGATTGTCAAAATATCCCGGATTGCAGTACTCCGAGTCCGAGCAGGACGGCCACCACCGCGCACCGCATGGCCCGCTCGGCCCCCGACAGCCGGGGCCAGGCCAGGTAGCCCAGCCAGCCGAAGAACGCGGCCAGCAGCACCAGGAGCAGCGCGCCGGCGATCCCGGGCAGCAGCAGACCGGAGAAGAACACCCCGACCACGGCGACGGGCAGCACCCAGGAGGGCGCGTTGTGCAGCAGCACCAGCGGAACCGCGCTGCGCTCCTCGACCGTGCGGCGCAGGCGGGAGGCGCGGGGAGCGGCGGACGGCTCCCCGTCGGGGGAGCGGCGGTCGGCGGGCTCGGGGCGGCGCTGTTCGGGGGACACCCGGCTCTCCTCCACGGTGTTCGGGGCGACGGACTTAGCGTACTGATTCCGGAGCCCTCCTCCCGGCCCGGACGGTCCACCGCCCCGCCCGGGCCCGCGGACCGCTGTGGCACCATGGCCGCGTGATCGTCATCACCAGGCACACCGTCGCCCCCGAGGATTCCGAGGACTTCGCCGCGCGCGCCGCGGCCGCGCTGGAGGTCCTGTCCCGCCGCCCCGGCTACCGCAGGGGGTCGCTGGCCCGCGCAGCGGACGACCCCGCGCTGTGGACGCTCGTCACCGAGTGGGACGGCCCGGGCGCCTACCGCCGGGCGCTGTCCGACTTCGACGTCAAGGTCTCCGCGGTGCCGCTGCTGTCCACCGCCCACGACGAGGCCAGCGCCTTCGAGGTCCTGGCCGTCCAGGGCCCCGCGGCGGACTGAGCAGCGGGGGCCTCCGACACGACGGGCGGAGGAAACGGACATGTCGCCGGGTTGCGTGAAGTCGTCGACGGGTCCAATAGGCTGGTGGCCCGTAACCCGTTCGAGCGTCGCGCCTTTCCGCGATCCGCCGACCGCCAGCCGGATGGATGGAGATCAGACACTATGGCCGCCAAGTCAGAGGCAATGGACACCCTGGTCAGTCTCGCCAAGCGCCGGGGACTGGTCTACCCCTCCAGCGAGATCTACGGGGGCCTGCGCGCCTCGTGGGACTACGGCCCCCTGGGCGTGGAGCTGAAGAACAACGTCAAGCGCCAGTGGTGGCGCAGCATGGTCCAGGAGCGCGAGGACATCGTCGGCCTCGACTCCAGCGTCATCCTCGCCCGCGAGGTCTGGGAGGCGTCCGGCCACGTCAGCGCCTTCGTCGACCCGCTCACCGAGTGCCAGTCCTGCCACAAGCGCTTCCGCGCCGACCACCTCGTCGAGGCCTACGAGGCCAAGCACGGCCGGGAGCCCGCCAACGGCCTGGCCGACCTCAACTGCCCCAACTGCGGGGCCAAGGGCGCCTTCACCGAGCCGCGGATGTTCAACGGCCTGCTGCGCACCTACCTGGGACCGGTGCAGGACGAGACCGGCCTGGCCTTCCTGCGCCCCGAGACCGCGCAGGGCATCTTCATCAACTACAAGAACGTCGAGCAGTCGGCGCGCCGCAAGATCCCCTTCGGCGTCGGCCAGATCGGCAAGTCGTTCCGCAACGAGATCACCCCGGGCAACTTCATCTTCCGCACCCGCGAGTTCGAGCAGATGGAGGTGGAGTTCTTCGTCAAGCCCGGCACCGACGAGGAGTGGCACCAGTACTGGATCGACACCCGCCTGCAGTGGTACGTCGACCTGGGCATCAACAAGGACAACCTGCGGCTGTACGAGCACCCGAAGGAGAAGCTGTCCCACTACTCCAAGCGCACCGTCGACATCGAGTACCGGTTCAACTTCGCCGGCAGTGAGTGGGGCGAGCTGGAGGGCATCGCCAACCGCACCGACTACGACCTGTCCACGCACTCGGAGAAGTCGGGCACCGACCTGTCCTACTTCGACCAGGAGAGCAACGAGCGGTACATCCCCTACGTGATCGAACCCTCGGCGGGGGTCGACCGGACGATGCTCACCTTCATGCTGGACGCCTACACCGAGGACGAGGCCCCCAACGCCAAGGGCAAGATGGAGAAGCGCGTCGTCATGCGGCTCGACCCGCGGCTGTCCCCGGTCAAGGCCGCGGTGCTGCCGCTGTCGCGCAACGCCGACCTCTCGCCGAAGGCCCGCGACCTCGCCGCGACGCTGCGCAAGCGGTGGAACGTGGAGTTCGACGACGCCGGGGCGATCGGCCGCCGCTACCGCCGGCAGGACGAGATCGGCACCCCGTTCTGCGTCACGGTCGACTTCGACACCCTGGAGGACAACGCGGTGACCGTCCGCGAGCGCGACTCCATGGCCCAGGAGCGCATCTCGATCGACCAGGTCGAGCAGTACCTGTGGGAGCGGCTGCCCGGGTGCTGACCCGGCCCGCCTCCCGGTGACGGGGCCCCGGACCGGTACCGGTCCGGGGCCCCGTGCGCTGTCCGCCCCCTCACAGGGCGGAGCGGACGACGAAGAACACCGCGATGTACTGGCAGACGAAGGCCGCGATGGTCAGCACGTGGAAGATCTCGTGGAAGCCGAACCAGCGGGGCGCCGGGTCGGGGCGTTTCAGGGCGTAGACCAGCGCGCCCAGGCTGTAGAGGACGCCGCCGACGAGGACCAGGACGAGGGGGGCGGCCTCGATGCCGCGCACCAGGTCGGGCAGGAACAGCAGCGCGACCCAGCCCAGCGCCAGGTACAGCGCGGTGGACAGCCAGCGCGGGGCGTTCAGCCACAGCAGTTTGAACAGCACGCCGGCCGCGGCGCAGCCCCAGATCAGCGCGAGCATCGCGGTGCGCAGCGTGCCCTCCAGCACGAGCAGCACGAACGGCGTGTAGGTCCCCGCGATGATCAGGTAGATGTTGGAGTGGTCCATCCGGCGCAGGACGGCCGCGGTCCGCGGTGACCAGCGGCCCACGTGGTAGGTCGCCGAGGTGCTGAACAGCAGGACCGCGCTGAGGGCGTAGACCGCGCTGGCGAACCGGGCCGCGGCGGTGGGCGCCAGGCACACCAGGACGATGCCCGCGGCCAGGGCCAGGGGGGCCGTGCCCAGGTGCAGCCAGCCGCGCAGCCGGGGCTTGGCCGCGTCCAGCAGGTCGGAGGCGGCCGCCTCGACCCGGTCGAGCGGCCCCTCGGAGGGGTCGGGGGAGACGTGCGGGTTCTCTGCTCGGGATCGGTCCTCAGACTGCACGGTCACGCTCTTCTTCGCCGCCTCTGCTCCGTGGTCGCCCGTGGGCTCCTTGCTCTGGAGAGTAACTTACGCCGACGTAGGTTACTTGGCGGTACGGATGTGGCGCTGGGCACACTCCGGGCTGGTTCCCCCTGATTGTGGGCCAGCTTTCTGGGCAGCGGTGAGGGTGAGTGGTCTAAACAGGCTCTGACCTTTGGTTTTGCTGGATCTGTGGAGCGGCTTTCCGGGGATTTTGGGGTCTGAAACCGGACAAAACGAGTGGACCATTGGTTTAAACCACTCGAACCTCTTTGACCTGCGGAAACACCAGAATAAGGGGTGTGCTGAACAAAGTTGCTGGACGGCTTCGGGTAGAGTCGCGCCATCTCAGGTCGCCCGGCCGTGAAAAGGAGTTCCCGTGCCCAAGTACGTCTACGAATTCGCCGAGGGGAACAAGGACCTCAAAGACCTCCTCGGAGGCAAGGGTGCGAACCTCGCGGAGATGACCAACCTCGGCCTACCGGTACCGCCGGGGTTCACCATCACCACCGAGGCGTGCCGGCACTACCTGGTCCACAGGGCGATGCCCCCCGGGCTGGACGCCCAGATCGAGGAGAAGCTGGCCGCGCTGGAGACGACGATGGGCAAGCGCCTGGGCCAGCCCGACGACCCGCTGCTGGTGAGCGTGCGGTCCGGCGCCAAGTTCTCCATGCCCGGCATGATGGAGACCGTCCTCAACATCGGCCTCAACGACGAGTCGGTCAGGGGCCTGGCCGCCCAGTCCGGCAACGAGCGGTTCGCCTGGGACTCCTACCGCCGCCTCATCCAGATGTTCGGCAAGACCGTGCTGGGCATCGACGGCGAACTGTTCGAGGACGCCATCGACGTGCTCAAGGCGGGCAAGGGGGTCACCGACGACCTCGACCTCAACGCCGACGACCTCGCCGGACTCGTCGTGACCTTCAAGGACATCGTGTGCGAGGCGACCGGCGCGGAGTTCCCCGCCGACCCGCGCGAGCAGATGCGCCTGGCCATCGAGGCCGTCTTCCAGTCCTGGAACGCGCCCCGCGCCGTCCTCTACCGCCGCCAGGAGCGCATCCCCGGCGACCTGGGCACCGCCGTCAACGTCTGCTCCATGGTCTTCGGCAACCTCGGCATGGACTCGGGCACCGGCGTCGCCTTCACCCGCGACCCCGCCACCGGCCAGCAGGGCGTCTATGGCGACTACCTGCAGAACGCGCAGGGCGAGGACGTCGTCGCGGGCATCCGCAACACCGTTCCGCTCTCCGAGCTGGAGCGGATCGACCCCAAGAGCTACGCCGAACTCCTCGACATCATGGAGAAGCTCGAAACGCACTACCGGGACCTGTGCGACATCGAGTTCACCATCGAGCGCGGCAAGCTGTGGATGCTGCAGACCCGCGTCGGCAAGCGCACCGCCGCGGCGGCCTTCCGCATCGCCAACCAGCTCGTCGACCAGGGGCTGATCACCCTGGAGGAGGCGGTCGGCCGGGTCACCGGCGAGCAGCTCGCCCAGCTGATGTTCCCCCGCTTCGACGAGAAGGCCGACCGCGACCGGCTGGGCCGGGGCATGAACGCCTCCCCGGGCGCGGCCGTGGGACGCGCGGTGTTCGACTCCTACACCGCCATCAAGTGGTCCCGCAGCGGCGAGCAGGTCATCCTGTGCCGCCGGGAGACCAACCCCGACGATCTGGAGGGCATGATCGCCGCGCGCGGCATCCTCACCAGCCGCGGCGGGAAGACCTCGCACGCCGCCGTGGTCGCCCGCGGCATGGGCAAGACCTGCGTGTGCGGCGCCGAGGAGCTCGACATCGACACCAAGAACCGCCGCATGGTCGCCGCCGACGGCCGGGTCGTCGAGGAGGGCGACGTCATCTCCATCGACGGCACCAGCGGAGAGGTGTTCCTCGGCGAGGTCCCGGTCGTGGCCTCCCCGGTCGTGCGCTACTTCGAGGGCGAGCTCGACCCCGCCTCCGCCGAGGCCGACGAGCTGGTCCGCGCGGTGCACCGGTTCATGCGGTACGCCGACGCCGCGCGCCGCATGGACGTGCGGGCCAACGCCGACACCCCCGCCGACGCCGCCCGCGCCCGCCGCATGGGTGCCCAGGGCATCGGCCTGTGCCGCACCGAGCACATGTTCCTCGGCGACCGCCGCCCCCTGGTCGAGCGGCTCATCCTCGCCGACACCGACAAGGAGCGCGAGGAGTCCCTGGCCGCCCTGCTGCCGCTGCAGCGCGAGGACTTCACCGGCATCTTCGAGGCCATGGACGGGCTGCCCGTCACCGTGCGCCTGCTCGACCCGCCGCTGCACGAGTTCCTGCCCGACATCACCGAGCTGTCGGTGCGCGTGGCGGTGGCCGAGGCGCGCGGCGAGGAGCACGAGGGCGACCTGCGGCTGCTCCAGGCCGTGCACCGGCTGCACGAGCAGAACCCGATGCTGGGCCTGCGCGGCGTCCGCCTCGGCCTGGTGGTGCCCGGCCTGTTCACCATGCAGGTCCGCGCGATCGCGGAGGCCGCCGCCGAACGGGTCAAGCAGGGCGGCCGCCCCCGTCCCGAGATCATGATCCCGCTGGTCGGCACCGTCCAGGAGCTGGAGATCATCCGCGACGAGGCGGTACGGGTCGTGCGCGAGGTCGCCGCGGAGCACGGGGTCGAACTCGACTTCCCGATCGGCACCATGATCGAGCTGCCCCGCGCGGCGCTGACCGCCGGGCAGATCGCGGAGAGCGCCGAGTTCTTCTCCTTCGGCACCAACGACCTCACCCAGACCACGTGGGGCTTCTCCCGGGACGACGTGGAGGCGTCCTTCTTCTCCAACTACCTGGAGAAGGGCGTGTTCGGCGTCTCCCCGTTCGAGTCGCTGGACGTCGACGGCGTGGGACGGCTGGTCCGCATCGCCGCGGAGGAGGGCCGCGCCACCCGCCCCGGCCTCAAGCTCGGCGTCTGCGGCGAGCACGGCGGCGACCCGGTCTCGGTGCACTTCTTCCACGAGGTGGGGCTGGACTACGTCTCCTGCTCCCCGTTCCGGGTCCCCGTCGCCCGACTGGAGGCGGGACGGGCCGCGGCCAGGTAGGACCTGCTGACGCCCCCTTAGACGCTCCGAACGCGCCCCGGGTTCGCCGCCCGGGGCGCGAAGGCCGCATATGGCTGATGCTGGACATTCGGGTGTTTTGGTTGTGACCTTCTCGTAGCATTGGTGCCGGGAAGCGGGTGTCCCGGGCAGGTCCCGGCTTCGCGACCCCGGTCGGGCGTCCAACCGCACGGTGCGCGCCGTGGCCGTCCGTCCCCGCAGACGCCCGAGGGCCGCCCGGCGCCGCCCGCACGACCCGGGGAGCGGGTACCGCGCGACCGTGCTCGATCAGCCAGGGGGTGAAGGTGCGCACGACCGGTGACGGACCCGAGAAGGGGCAGCGGGACGGGCACGACGAGGCCACCCGGGTGTTCGCCCGGACCCCTCCGGCCTTCGAGGAGACCGCCCGGTTCGTCCGCGGCGACGGGGACGAGCGCCCCGACGACGACCGGGCCCGCACGTTCGTCCGGCCCGCCGGGGGCTTCGGGGCCGCCGCCCCGCCGCCCGCCGACCAGGCCACCCGGCCGTTCGTCCGGGAGGACGTCCCCGCCACCGGGGAGCCGCTCCGCCGGGCCGCCTCCGACGATCCGGACGAGGACGCCGGACAGAGCCGCCCCCCGCGGCGGAAGAGACGCCGCCGGAGGCGGCCGCGCAGCCTGGGCCGGATCCTGCTGCGCACCCTCGCGCTGATCGTGCTCGTCGTGGTCATGCTGCCCTTCGCCACCTGGGGCTGGGTCTGGTACACCGCGCGCCAGGACGAGCGTCCCCCCTCCGACGCGATCGTGGTGCTGGGCGCCAGCCAGTACAACGGCCGCCCCTCCCCCGTCTTCGAGGCCCGGCTGCGGCACGCCGCCGACCTGTACACCGAGGGGGTGGCGCCCGTCGTGGTCACCGTCGGCGGCAACCAGCCGGGCGACAACTTCACCGAGGGGGGCAGCGGCGCCCGCTGGCTGGTCGAGCAGGGCCTGCCCGAGGACAGCGTCGTCCCCATCGGGGAGGGCGCCGACACCCTGGAGAGCCTGGAACTGGTGGCCCGGACCTTCGAGGAGCGGGGCTGGCGCACCGCCGTGATCGTCAGCGACCCCTGGCACTCGCTGCGCTCCCGGGAGATGGCCGAGGACTTCGGCATCGAGGCGGCCACCTCCCCAGCCCGGTCGGGGCCCGCCGTGCTCGAACGCGAGACCCAGCTGTGGTACATCACCCGGGAGACCGCCTCGCTGTGGCACTACTGGGTCTTCGGGGAGAGCGCCACGGTCCGCGTCGACGCGCTGTGAGCCGGCCGCGGCGCGCCCGGGAAAGAGCGGACTTCCGGCCCGGACGTCCCTAGAGTGGGGCGGAGGACACCGAAGCGCCGTGGGGACACGCATGGTCGACATCCCGGACCGCGGCTACGGCGACCACGACCGGAGCAGGTGGGTCGCGGAGCCGCCCAAGAGGCGGTCCCGAGGCGATTTCGAACGGGACCGCGCCCGCGTCCTGCACAGCTTCGCGCTGCGCAGGCTCGCCGCCAAGACCCAGGTGGCCCAGCCGGGGGTCAGCGACTTCCCGCGCACCCGGCTCACCCACTCGCTGGAGTGCGCCCAGATCGGGCGGGAGCTCGGCGGCGCTCTCGGCTGCGACCCGGACCTGGTGGAAGCGGCCTGCCTGGCCCACGACCTGGGGCATCCGCCGTTCGGGCACAACGGGGAGGCCGCCCTGGACGCGGCCGCGCGCCCCTGCGGGGGCTTCGAGGGCAACGCGCAGAGCCTGCGGCTGCTCACCCGGCTGGAGGCCAAGGTCAGCGCGCCCGACGGACGCAGCGCCGGACTCAACCTGACCCGGGCGACCCTGGACGCCACCCTCAAGTACCCCTGGCGGCGCGGCGAGGGGGAACGGTTCCGGAAGTTCAACGCCTACGCCGAGGACGGCGACGTCCTCGACTGGGTGCGCCGGGGCGCCCCCGAGGGGCGCACCTGCTTCGAGGCGCAGGTCATGGACTGGGCCGACGACGTGGCCTACTCGGTGCACGACCTGGAGGACGGGCTGTACTCCGGGCAGATCCGGCTGGCGGCGCTGCGCAGCCCGGTCGAGCGCGGCCGGGTGTGCGCGATCGCGGCCGCGCGCTACTGCGACGCCGGGACGGCGGAACTGGAGGAGGTCTTCGAGCGGCTCCTGGCCCAGGACTTCTGGCCCGGCTCGCTCACCGGCGACCTGCCCTCGCTGGCGGCGCTGAAGAACCTCACCAGCGAGCTGATCGGCCGGTTCTGCCGTGCCGCGGAGCGGGCCACCCGGGAGGCCTACGGGACGGCGCCGCTGGTCCGCTACACCGCCGAACTGGTGGTGCCGCGCCGCCAGCGGCTGGAGTGCGCGCTGCTCAAGGCGGTGACCGCGCACTACGTGTTCCCCGGGGACGACAGCCGCCGCTACGAGCAGGAGCGGAAGGTGGTCACCGAACTGGTCGAGGCGGTCGCCGCGGGCGCGCCCCGCACCCTGGAGCCGCCGTTCCGGGCGGACTACGCGGCGGCCCGCGACGACGCCGCCGCGCTGCGGGTGGTGATCGACCAGGTGGCCTCGCTCACCGACACCTCCGCCCGGGCCTGGCACGCCCGGCTGTGCTGAGCAGCCCGCGGGCGGCGGGGAGGCGGCCGGGCGCGGCCGGACCGACCGCCGGGCGGGAGCCGCCCGAAGCCCCCCGCGCTCCGCGGGGCCGCCGCCCCCGCGGCCCCGTCCGGCGGGACGACTACCCTGAACTCCTGTGGCAGGTCGAATCAGAGACGAAGACGTCGCCCTGGTCAGGGAGCGCTCCCCCATCGCCGACGTGGTCGGCGAGTACCTCCAGCTCCGCAACGCCGGGGGCGGCTCCCTGAAGGGCCTGTGCCCCTTCCACGAC
This window encodes:
- the ppdK gene encoding pyruvate, phosphate dikinase, which translates into the protein MPKYVYEFAEGNKDLKDLLGGKGANLAEMTNLGLPVPPGFTITTEACRHYLVHRAMPPGLDAQIEEKLAALETTMGKRLGQPDDPLLVSVRSGAKFSMPGMMETVLNIGLNDESVRGLAAQSGNERFAWDSYRRLIQMFGKTVLGIDGELFEDAIDVLKAGKGVTDDLDLNADDLAGLVVTFKDIVCEATGAEFPADPREQMRLAIEAVFQSWNAPRAVLYRRQERIPGDLGTAVNVCSMVFGNLGMDSGTGVAFTRDPATGQQGVYGDYLQNAQGEDVVAGIRNTVPLSELERIDPKSYAELLDIMEKLETHYRDLCDIEFTIERGKLWMLQTRVGKRTAAAAFRIANQLVDQGLITLEEAVGRVTGEQLAQLMFPRFDEKADRDRLGRGMNASPGAAVGRAVFDSYTAIKWSRSGEQVILCRRETNPDDLEGMIAARGILTSRGGKTSHAAVVARGMGKTCVCGAEELDIDTKNRRMVAADGRVVEEGDVISIDGTSGEVFLGEVPVVASPVVRYFEGELDPASAEADELVRAVHRFMRYADAARRMDVRANADTPADAARARRMGAQGIGLCRTEHMFLGDRRPLVERLILADTDKEREESLAALLPLQREDFTGIFEAMDGLPVTVRLLDPPLHEFLPDITELSVRVAVAEARGEEHEGDLRLLQAVHRLHEQNPMLGLRGVRLGLVVPGLFTMQVRAIAEAAAERVKQGGRPRPEIMIPLVGTVQELEIIRDEAVRVVREVAAEHGVELDFPIGTMIELPRAALTAGQIAESAEFFSFGTNDLTQTTWGFSRDDVEASFFSNYLEKGVFGVSPFESLDVDGVGRLVRIAAEEGRATRPGLKLGVCGEHGGDPVSVHFFHEVGLDYVSCSPFRVPVARLEAGRAAAR
- a CDS encoding glycine--tRNA ligase, coding for MAAKSEAMDTLVSLAKRRGLVYPSSEIYGGLRASWDYGPLGVELKNNVKRQWWRSMVQEREDIVGLDSSVILAREVWEASGHVSAFVDPLTECQSCHKRFRADHLVEAYEAKHGREPANGLADLNCPNCGAKGAFTEPRMFNGLLRTYLGPVQDETGLAFLRPETAQGIFINYKNVEQSARRKIPFGVGQIGKSFRNEITPGNFIFRTREFEQMEVEFFVKPGTDEEWHQYWIDTRLQWYVDLGINKDNLRLYEHPKEKLSHYSKRTVDIEYRFNFAGSEWGELEGIANRTDYDLSTHSEKSGTDLSYFDQESNERYIPYVIEPSAGVDRTMLTFMLDAYTEDEAPNAKGKMEKRVVMRLDPRLSPVKAAVLPLSRNADLSPKARDLAATLRKRWNVEFDDAGAIGRRYRRQDEIGTPFCVTVDFDTLEDNAVTVRERDSMAQERISIDQVEQYLWERLPGC
- a CDS encoding metal ABC transporter ATP-binding protein, encoding MSSATSSAETAVPAFAARDVVVSYDRRPVVRGVSFEIARGETVAVMGPNGSGKSTLTRALLGLVPLTSGQVSVCGVPLRRFRDWARIGYVPQRLSVGGGVPATVREIVASGRINRRRRFRPASAHDRAAVTAALTAVGLLDRADDSVHELSGGQQQRVLIARALAGEPDLFVMDEPMAGVDAANQQALADTIGALSDRGATVLLVLHELGPLEPLIDRALTLAGGTLVGDGAPVPPEGACARPGHDHVHPHADSDPTPPAVPLIEVSRRA
- a CDS encoding Fur family transcriptional regulator → MSTRRETVRQALHRSSGFRSAQDLYASLRADGAKIGLTTVYRALQALTDAGEVDVLMTNEGEAVYRACATRTHHHHLVCRSCGKAVEIEGPAVEDWADELAARHGFVDLTHTLELFGTCSDCVAQART
- a CDS encoding YdcF family protein; amino-acid sequence: MKVRTTGDGPEKGQRDGHDEATRVFARTPPAFEETARFVRGDGDERPDDDRARTFVRPAGGFGAAAPPPADQATRPFVREDVPATGEPLRRAASDDPDEDAGQSRPPRRKRRRRRRPRSLGRILLRTLALIVLVVVMLPFATWGWVWYTARQDERPPSDAIVVLGASQYNGRPSPVFEARLRHAADLYTEGVAPVVVTVGGNQPGDNFTEGGSGARWLVEQGLPEDSVVPIGEGADTLESLELVARTFEERGWRTAVIVSDPWHSLRSREMAEDFGIEAATSPARSGPAVLERETQLWYITRETASLWHYWVFGESATVRVDAL
- the trhA gene encoding PAQR family membrane homeostasis protein TrhA, which produces MTVQSEDRSRAENPHVSPDPSEGPLDRVEAAASDLLDAAKPRLRGWLHLGTAPLALAAGIVLVCLAPTAAARFASAVYALSAVLLFSTSATYHVGRWSPRTAAVLRRMDHSNIYLIIAGTYTPFVLLVLEGTLRTAMLALIWGCAAAGVLFKLLWLNAPRWLSTALYLALGWVALLFLPDLVRGIEAAPLVLVLVGGVLYSLGALVYALKRPDPAPRWFGFHEIFHVLTIAAFVCQYIAVFFVVRSAL
- a CDS encoding antibiotic biosynthesis monooxygenase family protein, encoding MIVITRHTVAPEDSEDFAARAAAALEVLSRRPGYRRGSLARAADDPALWTLVTEWDGPGAYRRALSDFDVKVSAVPLLSTAHDEASAFEVLAVQGPAAD
- a CDS encoding metal ABC transporter permease; protein product: MPDMLQLDFMVRALVASALVGLTAPVIGVFLVQRRLALLGDGIGHVALTGVGLGFLTHHSPVLTALAVSVVGAVLIELVRTHTRTSGDLALALLFYGGIAGGVFLTGLAPGVNNADLTSFLFGSVSTVSAEDVALVAVLAVAVLAVMGYFGQELFVLCQDEEVARAHGLPVRLLGTVIAVVAAVTVVLAMRVVGVLLVSALMVVPVAAAQQLTRSFRATVGLSVLLGVLAALTGLSTAFYTDTAPGAAIVLVAITLFVAAAGGGILLRGRRSRTTPEGTSPTVVGTISGTDPGSVSS
- a CDS encoding deoxyguanosinetriphosphate triphosphohydrolase; translation: MVDIPDRGYGDHDRSRWVAEPPKRRSRGDFERDRARVLHSFALRRLAAKTQVAQPGVSDFPRTRLTHSLECAQIGRELGGALGCDPDLVEAACLAHDLGHPPFGHNGEAALDAAARPCGGFEGNAQSLRLLTRLEAKVSAPDGRSAGLNLTRATLDATLKYPWRRGEGERFRKFNAYAEDGDVLDWVRRGAPEGRTCFEAQVMDWADDVAYSVHDLEDGLYSGQIRLAALRSPVERGRVCAIAAARYCDAGTAELEEVFERLLAQDFWPGSLTGDLPSLAALKNLTSELIGRFCRAAERATREAYGTAPLVRYTAELVVPRRQRLECALLKAVTAHYVFPGDDSRRYEQERKVVTELVEAVAAGAPRTLEPPFRADYAAARDDAAALRVVIDQVASLTDTSARAWHARLC
- a CDS encoding DUF6703 family protein is translated as MSPEQRRPEPADRRSPDGEPSAAPRASRLRRTVEERSAVPLVLLHNAPSWVLPVAVVGVFFSGLLLPGIAGALLLVLLAAFFGWLGYLAWPRLSGAERAMRCAVVAVLLGLGVLQSGIF